In Thermoanaerobacterium xylanolyticum LX-11, the genomic window CCGCATCTATTTAAAACCTCTACAGTTGCTGTATTCATAACATTGACTGCAAATTTAAAAACTTCCTGCCCATTCATATGGATTGTATGTAATTTGTTTTTTACAGTATCTTCACTTGCTGGCATTCGCGAACCACCAGCTGGCATGTATAAATGCATTCCTCCAGTTCCATCAGCCCCAATGACATTGTCTAAAATTCCGTATCCATCTTTAACCGGACCTACTATAGCAGCCCCTGCTCCATCACCAAATAGTACACAAGTATTCCTGTCTTCCCAATTGGTTATTTTTGATAACACGTCTGCTGCAATCACAAGGACAGTCTTATATGTACCACTCTCCACAAACTGTTTTGCTATAGAAAGGCCATATATAAATCCAGAACATCCTACTTCTATGTCAAAAGCCGCTGCTTTTGTGGCTTTAATGTTTGCCTGTACAAGACAAGCAGTAGAAGGGAAATTCATATCCGGAACAACAGTTGCAACGATAATTAAATCTATTTCTGAAGCTTCTATTCCAGCATCTTCAATAGCTTTTTTTGCCGCTTCAGTTGCCATGTAAGACGTAGTCATTGATTGTGGTGCAATGCGTCTTT contains:
- a CDS encoding beta-ketoacyl-ACP synthase III, producing the protein MLQNRDFKAGILGTGSFVPENKLTNQDLEKMVDTSNEWIVSRTGIKERRIAPQSMTTSYMATEAAKKAIEDAGIEASEIDLIIVATVVPDMNFPSTACLVQANIKATKAAAFDIEVGCSGFIYGLSIAKQFVESGTYKTVLVIAADVLSKITNWEDRNTCVLFGDGAGAAIVGPVKDGYGILDNVIGADGTGGMHLYMPAGGSRMPASEDTVKNKLHTIHMNGQEVFKFAVNVMNTATVEVLNRCGLKPEDVDLFIPHQANIRIIDAAMKKLKLSKEKVFINLDKYGNMSAASVIVALDEALKAGRIKNGDIILMVAFGAGLTWGSTVIKWLR